From a region of the Eulemur rufifrons isolate Redbay chromosome 7, OSU_ERuf_1, whole genome shotgun sequence genome:
- the LOC138386217 gene encoding olfactory receptor 5H8-like, translated as MEKENATLLTEFVLTELTQQQEWKITLFLAFLVIYLITIVGNLGLITLIWIDPHLHISMYLFLGNLAFVNTWLSSTVTPNMLVNFLTKCQMISLSACMVQFFSFAISVTTECFLLAAMAYDRYVAICKPLLYPVIMTNALCIRLLVLSFVGGFLHAIIHEALFFKLTFCNSNIIHHFYCDIMPLLKISCTNPSINYLMVFVFAGSIEVFTIVTVLVSYTLVLFTILKTKSVKGIRKAFSTCGAHLLSVSLYYGPALYMYVLPRSPQSDDQDMMDSLFYTVIIPALNPIIYCFRNKKVIDSLTKTLEKIV; from the coding sequence atggaaaaggaaaatgcaacATTGCTGACAGAGTTTGTTCTCACAGAACTGACTCAACAACAAGAGTGGAAAATCACCCTGTTCCTGGCATTCTTGGTGATATATCTCATCACCATTGTGGGGAACCTTGGTCTAATTACTCTCATCTGGATTGACCCTCACCTGCACATCTCCATGTATTTATTCCTTGGAAATTTAGCCTTTGTGAATACTTGGTTATCATCCACAGTGACCCCCAATATGCTGGTCAATTTCTTAACTAAGTGTCAGATGATATCTCTCTCTGCATGCAtggtacaatttttttcctttgcaatcagTGTAACCACAGAATGTTTTCTCTTGGCAGCAATGGCGTATGATCGCTATGTAGCCATATGCAAACCTTTACTCTATCCAGTGATTATGACCAATGCACTATGCATCAGGCTATTAGTCTTGTCATTTGTAGGTGGCTTTCTTCATGCCATAATTCATGAAGCgctttttttcaaattaaccttcTGTAATTCCAACATAATACATCACTTTTACTGTGACATTATGCCATTGTTAAAGATTTCTTGTACTAACCCTTCTATTAATTAtctaatggtttttgtttttgcaggtTCAATTGAAGTATTCACTATTGTGACTGTTCTTGTCTCTTATACACTTGTTCTCTTTACAATCTTAAAAACGAAGTCTGTCAAAGGCATAAggaaagccttctccacctgtggaGCTCACCTcttatctgtgtctttatacTATGGCCCTGCTCTTTACATGTATGTGCTCCCTCGGTCGCCACAATCTGATGATCAAGATATGATGGACTCTCTGTTTTACACTGTTATCATTCCTGCTTTAAATCCAATTATCTActgtttcagaaataaaaaagtcatAGACTCATTAacaaaaacattagagaaaatagTTTAG